A window of the Halichoerus grypus chromosome 2, mHalGry1.hap1.1, whole genome shotgun sequence genome harbors these coding sequences:
- the TIFAB gene encoding TRAF-interacting protein with FHA domain-containing protein B, translating to MSGADGPLAERLLSTERALTVLHVSLHHPAQDPDTFANVPARLQHDTSPLLVGRGPDAHLRLQLPRLSRRHLSLEPYREKGSALLTFCLKALSRKGCVWVNGLTLRFLEQVPLSMVNRVAFSGIQMVVRVEGGTSLEAFVCCFRLSPSPLIHRPQAEETDEWESTSQEQLPPSSGHWAPGHLGLLHGRSLPSPGGGAETQL from the exons ATGTCAGGTGCAGATGGGCCCCTGGCAGAAAG GCTCCTGTCCACAGAGAGGGCCCTCACGGTCCTGCATGTGAGCCTGCATCACCCCGCGCAGGACCCGGACACCTTTGCCAACGTCCCAGCGCGGCTGCAGCATGACACCAGCCCGCTGCTGGTGGGGCGCGGCCCGGATGCCCACCTCCGGCTACAGCTCCCCCGCCTCTCCCGCCGACACCTGTCGCTGGAGCCCTACCGGGAGAAGGGCAGCGCTCTGCTGACCTTCTGCCTGAAGGCCCTGAGCCGCAAGGGCTGCGTGTGGGTCAACGGGCTGACTCTGAGGTTCCTGGAGCAGGTTCCGTTGAGCATGGTCAACAGGGTCGCCTTCTCCGGCATCCAGATGGTAGTCCGCGTAGAGGGAGGCACCTCCCTGGAGGCTTTTGTCTGCTGCTTCCGTCTCAGCCCCTCGCCCCTGATTCACAGGCCCCAGGCTGAGGAGACTGATGAATGGGAGAGCACCTCCCAGGAGCAGCTTCCCCCAAGTTCAGGGCACTGGGCTCCAGGTCACCTGGGGCTTCTCCATGGCCGTTCCCTGCCAAgccctggaggaggagcagaaacACAGCTCTAG